The Acidobacteriota bacterium genome segment ATGGACCCGCGGGACTTCTTCGACTCGAGGAACATCAAGCATTACCTCGAGGACATCTCGAAGTTCCCGGCCCTGACCGAGGACGAAGAGAAGAAGCTCGGGGAGAAGATCCGCCAGGGCGACGCGGAAGCCCTGCAGGCCCTGGTCCGGTCCAATCTCAAGTTCGTCGTCTCGTACGTCAAGAAGTACCGGGGCATGGGGCTGGGCCTGCTCGACCTCATCGACGAGGGCAACGTCGGGCTGATCGAGGCGGCCAAGCGCTTCGATCCCTCCCGGGGCGTGCGCTTCGTCTCCTACGCCGTCTGGTGGATCCGCCAGGCCATCCTCCACGCCCTGACCCAGTCGGCGCGGATCACCCGGATCCCCCAGAAGCTGGCCGACCAGATCTCCCAGATGAAAAGGAAGACGGCCGAGCTCAAGGTCGCGCTGGGGCGGGAGCCGGTCCGGGAGGAGATCGCCGCGGCCATGTGCGTGTCGGAGACCGACGTCGAGGACCTCGAGATCCTCGCGGAGCGCAACCTGTCCCTGAGCGACAAGGTCAACGACGACGACCTGGAGGTCGAGGACCGGCTCAGCGACCCGGACTCGCCCTCGGTCGAGTACCAGATCATCAAGGCCTCAATCCAGCAGCAGATCCGGGACATCCTGAGCGAGCTGGATGAGAAGGAGGCCCTTGTGCTAAAATTACGGTTCGGGTTGGACGACGACCGGCCGCGGACCCTGCAGGAGATCGGCGACCAGCTCAATCTGACCCGCGAGAGGATCCGCCAGATAGAACAGAAGGCCATGAGGAAGCTCAGCCGGTCGCAGAAGCTCCAGCACCTTCGGGGGTACCTGAATTGAGCGAGCCGGCGGTCTGCCCCAAGTGCCGGGGGACGGGCTGGGTCCTCGAGGACGCCGCAGGCTCCCGGGTGGCCAGGCGCTGCGCCTGCTACGGCGAGCGCTGGAAACAGTCCCTGTTCGACCAGGCCAACATCCCCCGGCGCTACCAATCCTGCACCCTGGACAGCTTCGAGGTCCACAACGACTCGCACCGGGACGCCCTCAAGATCTCGCGGCAGTTCGTCAAGAACTACCCGGCCCAGGATGTCGGGCTGCTGTTCATCGGGCCCTGCGGGGTGGGGAAGACCCACCTGGCCGTGGCCGTCATCCAGGAGCTCATCCGGACGAAGGACGCTTCCTGCATCTTCTACGATTTCCGCGACCTTATCCGCGAGATCCAGAGCACCTTCACGCCGGACTCGACGCTGTCCGAATCCGACGTGCTGACGCCCGTCTTCCAGTCCGAGGTCCTAGTCCTCGACGAGCTCGGGGCCAAGCGGACGACGGCCTGGGTCGAAGAGACGG includes the following:
- a CDS encoding RNA polymerase sigma factor RpoD/SigA: MDPRDFFDSRNIKHYLEDISKFPALTEDEEKKLGEKIRQGDAEALQALVRSNLKFVVSYVKKYRGMGLGLLDLIDEGNVGLIEAAKRFDPSRGVRFVSYAVWWIRQAILHALTQSARITRIPQKLADQISQMKRKTAELKVALGREPVREEIAAAMCVSETDVEDLEILAERNLSLSDKVNDDDLEVEDRLSDPDSPSVEYQIIKASIQQQIRDILSELDEKEALVLKLRFGLDDDRPRTLQEIGDQLNLTRERIRQIEQKAMRKLSRSQKLQHLRGYLN
- a CDS encoding ATP-binding protein, translated to MSEPAVCPKCRGTGWVLEDAAGSRVARRCACYGERWKQSLFDQANIPRRYQSCTLDSFEVHNDSHRDALKISRQFVKNYPAQDVGLLFIGPCGVGKTHLAVAVIQELIRTKDASCIFYDFRDLIREIQSTFTPDSTLSESDVLTPVFQSEVLVLDELGAKRTTAWVEETVFYIINHRYNHKKMTLFTTNYPDLDEEEDKRDSFYKKGGDSLIDRIGVRLRSRIYEMCKVVEITGEDYRKIAKQASYRF